One Bacillus amyloliquefaciens DSM 7 = ATCC 23350 DNA window includes the following coding sequences:
- a CDS encoding YbjQ family protein, producing the protein MIMTTTETVAGKQITEVKGLVTSSIVQSRHIGKDLLAGLKSVVGGELKSYTEMLEDSKKAVKERLIREAEQLGANAIVGLRFELTAGQNTSELIGYGTAVTAESI; encoded by the coding sequence ATGATTATGACAACGACTGAAACCGTCGCCGGAAAACAGATTACTGAGGTAAAAGGCTTAGTGACAAGCAGCATCGTCCAGTCCCGTCACATCGGAAAAGACTTGCTCGCAGGCTTAAAATCTGTCGTCGGCGGCGAATTGAAAAGCTATACCGAGATGCTGGAAGACTCCAAAAAAGCGGTAAAAGAGCGGCTGATCAGAGAAGCGGAACAGCTCGGAGCCAACGCCATCGTCGGCCTGCGGTTCGAACTGACCGCCGGACAGAACACATCCGAATTAATCGGATACGGAACCGCCGTCACCGCCGAATCCATTTAA
- a CDS encoding sodium:solute symporter family protein, which produces MNAAFPVMAAVLLFCVYLGIRARKGKKMDLEQWTVGGRGFGTMFVFLLMAGEIYTTFTFLGGSGWAYGKGGPAFYIIAYGCLAYILSYWLLPAVWTYAKKHKLMSQSDFFISKYNSPLLGILVSLVGIASLIPYLVLQLKGLGLIVSATSYGQIPSAAAVWIGAVSITIYVMISGIHGSAWISVVKDIMILGIVLYLGIYLPIHYYGGFTEMFKQIDAAKPGFLTLSDTGQSVSWFSSTVLLTALGFYMWPHTFAASYSAEHPRVFRKNAIIMPLYQLVLLFVIFTGFAAILQVPGLKGADTDLALLKLSVKTFDPWFVGLIGSAGILTALVPGSMILMASSTLFAKNVYKAILPGTPDEKVSRLAKYAVPVIALISVYFTLKGGNTIVTLLLMGYSLVTQLFPALLFSLPKRRFITSHGAFAGITAGVGTVAFITLTDSTIGTLFPFLPQTVKDMNTGIIALVLNTAVMFAVSAAVRKKQISAAEKAA; this is translated from the coding sequence ATGAACGCAGCATTTCCCGTAATGGCCGCCGTGCTCCTGTTTTGTGTATATCTCGGAATCCGCGCCCGAAAAGGAAAAAAGATGGACCTAGAACAATGGACGGTGGGCGGACGCGGCTTCGGCACGATGTTTGTCTTTTTATTAATGGCGGGAGAAATATACACGACCTTCACATTCCTCGGCGGAAGCGGATGGGCTTACGGAAAAGGAGGACCCGCCTTTTACATTATCGCCTACGGCTGCCTTGCCTACATTTTGTCATATTGGCTTCTGCCTGCCGTATGGACATACGCAAAAAAACACAAACTGATGTCACAATCTGATTTTTTTATTTCAAAATACAACAGCCCGCTCCTCGGCATTCTCGTATCGCTCGTCGGCATCGCGTCTCTCATCCCCTATCTCGTCCTTCAGCTGAAAGGGCTCGGTTTAATTGTTTCAGCAACGTCATACGGACAGATTCCGTCAGCAGCCGCAGTCTGGATCGGCGCTGTCTCCATCACGATTTATGTAATGATTTCAGGCATTCACGGTTCAGCGTGGATATCAGTCGTCAAAGATATTATGATTTTAGGCATCGTCCTGTATTTAGGCATTTATTTGCCCATTCATTACTACGGCGGGTTTACGGAGATGTTCAAACAAATCGACGCCGCAAAACCCGGATTCCTCACGCTTTCTGATACCGGGCAGAGCGTTTCGTGGTTCAGCTCAACCGTCCTGCTGACTGCCCTCGGCTTTTATATGTGGCCCCACACCTTTGCCGCGTCTTATTCGGCGGAGCATCCGCGGGTGTTTCGGAAAAACGCGATCATCATGCCTCTTTATCAGCTCGTCCTGCTGTTTGTCATCTTTACCGGATTTGCGGCGATTCTGCAGGTGCCCGGTTTAAAAGGGGCAGACACGGATCTTGCCCTATTAAAGCTGTCTGTGAAAACCTTTGATCCATGGTTTGTCGGACTGATCGGATCGGCGGGCATTCTGACGGCGCTCGTACCCGGCTCAATGATATTAATGGCCTCAAGCACGCTGTTCGCCAAAAATGTGTACAAAGCCATTCTGCCGGGCACGCCTGACGAAAAAGTCTCGCGGCTCGCAAAATACGCCGTACCCGTCATCGCTCTGATTTCCGTATATTTTACGCTGAAAGGCGGAAATACCATCGTCACTCTGCTTTTAATGGGCTACAGCCTTGTCACCCAGCTTTTCCCCGCGCTTTTATTCAGCCTGCCGAAGCGGCGGTTTATCACAAGCCACGGCGCTTTTGCCGGCATAACGGCGGGAGTCGGAACGGTGGCCTTCATCACGCTGACTGACTCAACCATCGGAACCCTCTTTCCGTTTCTTCCGCAGACCGTTAAAGATATGAATACAGGCATCATCGCGCTCGTTTTAAACACTGCCGTCATGTTTGCAGTCAGCGCCGCGGTCAGAAAAAAACAAATCAGTGCAGCCGAAAAAGCGGCTTAA
- a CDS encoding DUF3311 domain-containing protein encodes MKLIHVLAALPFFGILAGIPFANRVTPYVFGMPFILAYVVIWAVLTSVLMAAVYKLDKENKAGETE; translated from the coding sequence ATGAAACTGATTCATGTTCTCGCTGCCCTGCCCTTTTTCGGAATTCTCGCCGGTATTCCATTTGCCAACCGGGTGACGCCTTATGTTTTCGGAATGCCTTTCATTCTTGCATACGTCGTCATCTGGGCGGTGCTGACATCGGTTCTGATGGCTGCGGTTTACAAATTGGACAAAGAAAACAAGGCGGGTGAGACGGAATGA
- a CDS encoding TVP38/TMEM64 family protein translates to MEEFISYLTEERLTEWFQSYRAFGPAAAVLLPFIEAFLPFLPLVVFVVANTNAFGLWEGFFLSWLGSAAGSMLMFYAVRHFGQKRAFGFIRRHQTIRRLMLWVERHGFGPLFILLCFPFTPSAAVHVVAGLSRVGALQFISAAAMGKMVMIFMISFIGYDLHALITQPFRMAGALTVIAVLWYAGKHIERRLQTRISQHEKDGGGQES, encoded by the coding sequence TTGGAGGAATTTATATCATATTTGACTGAGGAGCGGCTGACGGAGTGGTTCCAAAGCTATAGAGCTTTCGGACCGGCGGCTGCGGTTTTACTGCCTTTTATTGAAGCGTTTCTTCCGTTTTTGCCGCTTGTTGTATTTGTGGTGGCGAATACGAATGCATTTGGGCTGTGGGAAGGCTTTTTCCTGTCGTGGCTCGGATCTGCGGCGGGATCAATGCTGATGTTTTACGCCGTCCGCCATTTCGGACAGAAAAGAGCTTTCGGTTTCATCCGCAGGCATCAAACCATAAGGCGGTTGATGCTCTGGGTTGAGCGGCACGGTTTCGGTCCGCTGTTTATTTTACTTTGCTTCCCCTTTACGCCGTCCGCTGCGGTTCATGTCGTTGCCGGCCTGTCACGGGTGGGGGCGCTGCAGTTTATATCAGCGGCCGCTATGGGGAAAATGGTCATGATCTTTATGATCAGCTTTATCGGGTATGATCTTCACGCACTCATTACACAGCCTTTCCGGATGGCGGGCGCCCTAACGGTGATCGCGGTGCTGTGGTATGCCGGAAAGCATATCGAACGGCGTTTACAGACGAGAATCAGTCAGCATGAGAAAGACGGAGGGGGACAGGAATCTTGA
- the lepB gene encoding signal peptidase I, which yields MKKRFWFIAGVLIVVLAIQLKNAIFIDYKVEGISMNPTFKQGNELMVNKFSHRYKTIRRFDIVLFKGPHHKVLIKRVIGLPGESITYREDQLFVNGKRVAEPFLKPLKSSLSAGSHVTGDYTLKETTGRKRIPKGQYFVIGDNRIYSLDSRHFGPIKDKDIVGVISESDAK from the coding sequence TTGAAAAAACGATTTTGGTTTATAGCCGGCGTGCTTATCGTTGTTTTGGCCATACAATTAAAAAATGCCATTTTTATTGATTATAAAGTCGAAGGAATCAGCATGAATCCGACCTTTAAACAAGGAAATGAGCTGATGGTCAACAAGTTTTCCCATCGTTACAAAACGATCCGCCGTTTCGATATTGTCCTGTTTAAAGGCCCGCACCACAAAGTGCTGATCAAACGTGTCATCGGGCTCCCGGGCGAGTCCATCACTTACAGGGAGGACCAGCTGTTTGTGAATGGAAAACGGGTGGCGGAACCGTTTTTAAAACCGTTAAAGTCATCATTGTCCGCCGGAAGCCATGTGACCGGTGATTATACGTTGAAGGAAACGACCGGTCGCAAGAGGATACCGAAGGGACAATATTTCGTGATTGGCGACAACCGCATATACAGCCTCGACAGCCGTCATTTCGGACCGATTAAGGATAAAGACATTGTCGGTGTTATCAGTGAATCAGACGCCAAGTGA
- a CDS encoding monooxygenase yields METQAAIIGGGPVGLMLASELALAGVKTTVIERLKKTVPYSKALIMHPRTLELFAMRGILGRFLDKGTKVSSGHFSMLDTRLDFSRLDSKQNYSLMLPQAETERLLEEYASSLGADIIRGAEAVALTQTDDGVETVFRDESGIRTLRSLYAAGTDGAGSLVRKQAGIAFLGTDADLIGTLCDAVLKNPPESAFFSVCRLQGSVVIVPLSNGLFRVLIVSPHAPQKRKEEPVTENELKEDLREICGTDFGLSDPVWMSRFGNAERQAEQYRSGRVFVAGDAAHIHFPAGGQGLNTGLQDAFNLGWKLAAQIKGKAAPHLLDSYHQERHSTGKEVLHNIKTQIKLMDFTESGMALRDTMTALLDFQESNRLLAGKVSALDLHYEPDPELPPHRLNGKRLPDIELTLHDGRPARLYDFLHKGAFVLLSLRGSIPAGIGTDSVEFVRAELSETRADWDDVHSVLIRPDGHAAWAAGGSGREAEETVLAGMERWGFI; encoded by the coding sequence ATGGAAACACAGGCTGCCATTATCGGGGGAGGTCCGGTCGGGCTCATGCTTGCATCAGAGCTTGCGCTTGCCGGAGTGAAAACGACTGTCATTGAACGATTGAAGAAGACGGTGCCATATTCTAAAGCGCTTATTATGCATCCGCGCACACTTGAACTTTTTGCAATGAGAGGCATCTTGGGACGCTTTTTGGATAAAGGAACGAAGGTGTCTTCCGGCCATTTTTCGATGCTGGATACACGGCTGGATTTTTCTCGGCTGGATTCTAAGCAGAATTATTCGTTAATGCTGCCTCAGGCAGAAACGGAGCGGCTTTTGGAGGAGTATGCATCAAGTTTAGGCGCAGATATCATCCGCGGGGCAGAAGCAGTGGCTCTTACCCAGACGGATGACGGGGTGGAGACGGTGTTCCGGGACGAAAGCGGTATCCGCACCCTGCGCAGCTTATATGCCGCGGGTACAGACGGAGCGGGGAGCCTTGTCCGGAAACAGGCGGGCATCGCTTTTTTGGGGACTGATGCCGACTTAATAGGAACCCTTTGTGATGCCGTTTTGAAAAATCCGCCTGAATCCGCCTTTTTTTCAGTGTGCCGTCTGCAGGGATCGGTTGTCATTGTCCCTCTTTCGAACGGACTTTTCCGTGTCCTTATCGTTTCTCCGCACGCTCCGCAAAAGCGGAAAGAAGAGCCGGTTACAGAAAATGAGCTGAAAGAAGATCTGCGGGAAATATGCGGCACTGATTTCGGATTGAGTGATCCGGTGTGGATGTCACGGTTCGGCAATGCCGAACGTCAGGCTGAACAGTACCGCTCCGGCCGGGTTTTTGTGGCCGGGGATGCGGCGCACATTCATTTTCCTGCCGGCGGCCAAGGGCTGAACACGGGGCTTCAGGATGCCTTCAATCTCGGGTGGAAGCTGGCGGCGCAAATAAAGGGAAAAGCGGCGCCTCATCTTCTGGACAGCTACCATCAGGAAAGGCACAGCACGGGAAAAGAAGTGTTGCACAATATAAAAACCCAGATAAAGCTCATGGATTTTACCGAGTCAGGGATGGCGTTAAGAGATACGATGACCGCTTTGCTGGATTTTCAGGAGTCGAACCGTTTATTGGCGGGAAAAGTATCCGCGCTTGATTTGCATTATGAACCGGACCCGGAGCTGCCCCCTCATAGGCTGAACGGAAAACGGCTGCCCGATATAGAGCTGACTCTTCATGACGGCCGGCCGGCCCGGCTGTATGATTTTCTTCACAAAGGAGCCTTTGTGCTGCTGTCATTAAGAGGAAGCATTCCCGCCGGCATTGGCACGGACAGCGTGGAGTTTGTCAGGGCGGAGCTTTCTGAAACACGTGCCGATTGGGATGACGTCCACTCCGTTTTGATTCGGCCGGACGGCCATGCGGCATGGGCAGCCGGCGGCTCAGGACGTGAAGCGGAAGAAACCGTTCTGGCCGGTATGGAGAGATGGGGATTCATCTGA
- a CDS encoding MarR family transcriptional regulator → MDRRQPDHAKHMILEGLTDIFHEQERCQEDIRASLAGRMDELREENGKKLQLTLTEIHILSCIGDHEPINVTSIAEKMKTTKPTVSRSCAKFLEAGFLRRTRLSDNKKEVYFRLTPAGKELHCLHHKYHEMIKKRLLAFLDRYTDEELLFAERLFRDLSANWRSVNGGGEQLLK, encoded by the coding sequence TTGGACAGAAGACAGCCAGACCATGCAAAACACATGATTCTTGAAGGATTGACAGATATTTTCCACGAGCAGGAGAGGTGTCAGGAGGACATCAGGGCGTCGTTAGCAGGACGGATGGACGAACTCCGTGAAGAAAACGGGAAAAAACTTCAGCTGACCTTGACGGAAATTCACATTTTATCTTGTATCGGGGATCATGAACCGATCAATGTCACATCAATAGCGGAAAAAATGAAAACGACAAAACCGACCGTATCGAGAAGCTGCGCGAAGTTTTTGGAAGCCGGTTTCCTGCGCAGAACCCGGCTGAGCGACAATAAAAAAGAAGTCTACTTCCGGCTGACCCCTGCCGGGAAAGAGCTGCATTGCCTTCATCACAAATATCATGAGATGATAAAAAAGCGGCTCTTGGCGTTTTTGGATCGCTATACAGACGAAGAACTGTTATTTGCTGAACGGCTGTTCCGCGATCTTTCAGCAAACTGGCGGTCTGTAAATGGCGGCGGAGAGCAGCTGTTAAAATAA